The DNA region GCGCGCATTCTCACCGAGAGCGCCGTCGGCCAGCACATCACGTCGCGCATCGAGGCGATCGGCAACGAGATCAATACCGAACTCGCCCCCATCCGCGAGGAAATCCGCACGGAAAGCGAGGCGCTCAATGCCGAGACGGCTTCGCTGACCGAAGAGGCGATCCAGCAGCGCCCCGACCTCATGCAGCGTTTCCAGGCGCTGCAGGCGCGCGCTCAGCAGTTCGAACAGCTGCGCCAGGTGCGTCAGCAGGAACTGCAGGTCACCGAGCGGCGCGCCTTCGCGCCGGTGATCCAGGCCCTTCAGAGCATCCTGCAGGAAATCGTCACCGAGCGTGGCGCTGCCGTGCTGCTCGACCGCTCCGAAGTCGTCTATGCGGCTGATCGCGTGGACATCACGGCGACGGCGATCGACCGGCTCAACCAGCGCATGACCACCACTCCGGTCAACCGCGTCCGCCTCTCGGTGAACGAAGCCGGGGAAGTGCAGATCTCCGAAGACCAGTAGGCACAGGCGAGTCCATGGCGGCCGATCCGCGGTTCTACGACGCATTGGGCCCGGTTTCGGCCGCCGAGATCGCTGAGATCGTCACCGGCGAAGTGATTGGCGAGCCGCGTGAGGTCCACGCCATCGCCGCACCGGCCCAGGCCCGCCCGGGCGATCTGTTCTTCCTGTCCGATCCGCGCGATGCCGATCATGTCGGCGGCGAGGGGGCGATCGTCCTGGTATCGGACCGGGATGCGGCCCGCAGGCTCGCCGAGCGCGGCCATACCGCGATCTTGACACCGGGCCCGAAGGTAGGACTCGCCAAAGCCGCGGCCCGCCTTGTGCGTCCCCGGCCGCATATCGGCGAGGCGCTGATCTCGCCCGAGGCGGTGATCGACCCCGCCGCCTGCCTGTCACCGGGGTGTATCGTCGGGCCTGGCGCACGCATTGCGCCGGGAGCGCAGATCGGCGCGGGCGCGGTAATCGGGCCGGGCGTCGAGATCGGCCAGGATACCCGGATCGGCGCGCGCGCCGTGGTGAGCTTCGCTCTGGTCGGGGCAAGGGTCGAAATCGGGTCCGGCGCAGTCGTGGGCGAAACCGGCTTCGGACTGGCCTACGAACGCGGCGAAATGCTTACCCTGCCTCATGTCGGCCGCGTGCTGATCGAGGACGAGGTGACCCTGGGGGCCAACGTCACCGTCGATCGCGGCATGTTCGAGGACACCCGGCTCAATCGTGGCTGCCGGATCGACAACCTCTCCCATATCGCCCACAACGTCGAGGTCGGCGAGTTCACGGTGATGGCGGCCTTCGCGGGAATTTCCGGCAGCGTGCGGCTCGGCCGCGGCGTCCAGTGCGGCGGGCGAACCGGCGTGGCCGACCACCTCTCGATCGGCGATGGAGCGCGCCTAGCCGCGGACAGTGCCGTGATGCGCGACGTCCCCGCGGGGGAGACCTGGGCGGGTTCACCTGCCCAGCCGATCCGCG from Marinicauda algicola includes:
- the lpxD gene encoding UDP-3-O-(3-hydroxymyristoyl)glucosamine N-acyltransferase — its product is MAADPRFYDALGPVSAAEIAEIVTGEVIGEPREVHAIAAPAQARPGDLFFLSDPRDADHVGGEGAIVLVSDRDAARRLAERGHTAILTPGPKVGLAKAAARLVRPRPHIGEALISPEAVIDPAACLSPGCIVGPGARIAPGAQIGAGAVIGPGVEIGQDTRIGARAVVSFALVGARVEIGSGAVVGETGFGLAYERGEMLTLPHVGRVLIEDEVTLGANVTVDRGMFEDTRLNRGCRIDNLSHIAHNVEVGEFTVMAAFAGISGSVRLGRGVQCGGRTGVADHLSIGDGARLAADSAVMRDVPAGETWAGSPAQPIREFMREIAWLRRESARSRKRGEGGGSGA
- a CDS encoding OmpH family outer membrane protein — protein: MLRTLPAHVGARMRVLFAALILAAGLSGVAKAQDVLVMNEARILTESAVGQHITSRIEAIGNEINTELAPIREEIRTESEALNAETASLTEEAIQQRPDLMQRFQALQARAQQFEQLRQVRQQELQVTERRAFAPVIQALQSILQEIVTERGAAVLLDRSEVVYAADRVDITATAIDRLNQRMTTTPVNRVRLSVNEAGEVQISEDQ